A genome region from Vulpes lagopus strain Blue_001 chromosome 7, ASM1834538v1, whole genome shotgun sequence includes the following:
- the LOC121496213 gene encoding neutrophil elastase-like has product MTARQVPAGPALGPLLLLATLLPGPALASEIVGGRPAQPHAWPFMASLQRRGGHFCGGTLIAPNFVMSAAHCVDGLNFRSVVVVLGAHDLGEREPTRQSFTVQRVFENGFNPTRLVNDIVLLQLNGSATINANVQVARLPAQNQGVGNGVQCLAMGWGQLGTARPPPRILQELNVTVVTTLCRRSNVCTLVPRRRAGICFGDSGGPLVCNGLIQGIDSFIRGSCGSGFFPDAFAPVAQFVDWIDSIIRRPPARPGQQDPERGAARAPLPAPHRPRPTQ; this is encoded by the exons ATGACCGCTCGCCAAGTGCCCGccggccctgccctgggcccgctgctgctgctggccaCGCTGCTGCCCG GCCCTGCTCTGGCCTCGGAGATCGTGGGTGGCCGCCCGGCCCAGCCCCACGCATGGCCCTTCATGGCGTCCCTGCAGCGGCGTGGAGGCCACTTCTGTGGTGGGACCCTCATCGCCCCCAACTTCGTCATGTCGGCGGCCCACTGCGTGGACGGCTT GAACTTCCGgtcggtggtggtggtgctgggggcGCATGACCTGGGGGAGCGCGAGCCCACCAGGCAGTCGTTCACCGTCCAGCGGGTCTTTGAAAACGGCTTCAACCCCACCAGGCTGGTGAACGACATCGTGCTCCTGCAG CTCAACGGCTCGGCCACCATCAACGCCAACGTGCAGGTGGCCAGGCTGCCCGCCCAGAATCAAGGCGTGGGCAACGGCGTGCAGTGCCTGGCCATGGGCTGGGGCCAGCTGGGCACGGCCCGGCCGCCGCCCAGGATCCTGCAGGAGCTCAACGTGACCGTGGTGACCACCCTGTGCCGCCGCTCCAACGTGTGCACGCTGGTGCCACGCCGGCGGGCCGGCATCTGCTTC GGGGACTCCGGGGGGCCCCTGGTCTGCAACGGGCTGATCCAGGGCATCGACTCCTTCATCCGCGGCAGCTGCGGCTCCGGGTTCTTCCCCGACGCCTTCGCCCCCGTCGCTCAGTTCGTGGACTGGATCGACTCCATCatccgccgcccgcccgcgcgccccggccAGCAGGACCCCGAACGAGGCGCCGCCCGCGCACCGCTGCCCGCCCCGCATCGCCCGCGTCCCACCCAATAA
- the CFD gene encoding complement factor D, giving the protein MVPSMVPRLRPVPLVPLVLLGAALCAAQPRGRILGGREAESHARPYMASVQVDGKHVCGGFLVSERWVLSAAHCLEDVAGGKVRVLLGAHSLSQPEPSKRWYDVQRAVPHPDSRRDTIEHDLLLLQLSEDAELGPAVQPLRWQREDRDVAAGTFCDVAGWGVVSHTGRRPDRLQHLVLPVLDRATCNLRTYHDGTITERMMCAESNRRDSCKGDSGGPLVCGGVAEAVVTSGSRVCGNRKKPGIYTRVASYAAWIDGVLAGGAAA; this is encoded by the exons ATGGTCCCCAGCATGGTCCCCCGCCTCCGCCCGGTGCCCCTGGTGCCCCTGGTGCTGCTGGGAGCCGCCCTGTGTG CCGCGCAGCCTCGTGGGCGCATCCTGGGCGGGCGCGAGGCCGAGTCCCACGCGCGGCCCTACATGGCGTCGGTGCAGGTGGACGGCAAGCACGTGTGCGGCGGCTTCCTGGTGTCGGAGCGCTGGGTGCTGAGCGCGGCGCACTGCCTGGAGGACGT GGCCGGCGGGAAGGTGCGGGTGCTCCTGGGCGCGCACTCCCTGTCGCAGCCGGAGCCGTCCAAGCGCTGGTACGACGTGCAGCGGGCGGTGCCCCACCCCGACAGCCGGCGCGACACCATCGAGCACGACCTCCTCCTGCTGCAG CTGTCCGAGGACGCCGAGCTGGGCCCCGCCGTGCAGCCCCTGCGCTGGCAGCGCGAGGACCGCGACGTGGCGGCCGGGACGTTCTGCGACGTGGCGGGCTGGGGCGTGGTCAGCCACACGGGCCGCCGGCCCGACCGCCTGCAGCACCTGGTCCTGCCGGTGCTCGACCGCGCCACCTGCAACCTGCGCACGTACCACGACGGCACCATCACGGAGCGCATGATGTGCGCGGAGAGCAACCGCCGCGACAGCTGCAAG GGCGACTCCGGGGGCCCGCTGGTGTGCGGCGGCGTGGCCGAGGCCGTGGTCACCTCGGGCTCGCGCGTGTGCGGCAACCGCAAGAAGCCCGGCATCTACACGCGCGTGGCGAGCTACGCGGCCTGGATCGACGGCGTGCTGGCCGGGGGCGCGGCCGCCTGA
- the MED16 gene encoding mediator of RNA polymerase II transcription subunit 16, with protein MDLAYVCEWERWPKSTHCPSVPLACAWSCRNLIAFTTDLRNDDQDLTRMIHILDTEHPWDVHSVNSEHSEAITCLEWDQSGSRLLSADADGQIKCWSMADHLANSWESHVGSLVEGDPIVALSWLHNGVKLALHVEKSGASSFGEKFSRVKFSPSLTLFGGKPMEGWIAVTVSGLVTVSLLKPSGQVLTSTESLCRLRGRVALADIAFTGGGNIVVATADGSSASPVQFYKVCVSVVSEKCRIDTEILPSLFMRCTTDLNRKDKFPAITHLKFLARDMSEQVLLCASSQTSSIVECWSLRKEGLPVNNVFQQISPVVGDKQPMILKWRILSATNDLDRVSAVALPKLPISLTNTDLKVASDTQFYPGLGLALAFHDGSVHIVHRLSLQSMAVFYSSAAPRSADEPAIKRPRTAGPAVHFKAMQLSWTSLALVGIDNHGKLSMLRISPSMGHTLDVSLALRHLLFLLEYCMVTGYDWWDTLLHVQPGMVQSLVEKLHEEYTRQNAALQQVLSTRILAMKASLCKLSPCTVARVCDYHAKLFLVAVSSTLKSLLRPHFLNTPDKSPGDRLTEVCTKITDADIDKVMINLKTEEFVLDMNTLQALQQLLQWVGDFVLYLLASLPNQGSPLRPGHSFLRDGTSLGMLRELMVVIRIWGLLKPSCLPVYTATSDTQDSMSLLFRLLTKLWICCRDEGPTSEPDEALVDECCLLPSQLLIPSLDWLPVSDGLVSRLQPKQPLRLHFGKAPTLPTSASTLQLDGLIRAPGQPKIDHLRRLHLGAYPTEECKTCTRCGCVTMLRSPNKTTAVKQWEQRWIKNCVCGGLWRRVPLSYP; from the exons ATGGATCTGGCCTACGTGTGCGAGTGGGAGAGGTGGCCCAAGAGTACCCACTGCCCGTCAGTGCCCCTGGCCTGTGCCTGGTCCTGCCGCAACCTCATCGCCTTCACCACTGACCTGCGGAACGACGACCAGG ACCTCACCCGCATGATACACATCCTGGACACGGAACACCCCTGGGATGTGCACTCCGTCAACTCAGAGCACAGCGAGGCTATCACCTGCCTCGAGTGGGACCAGTCAG GCTCCCGGCTCCTGTCGGCTGATGCTGACGGGCAGATCAAGTGCTGGAGCATGGCGGACCACCTGGCCAACAGCTGGGAAAGCCACGTGGGCAGCCTGGTGGAGGGTGACCCCATCGTGGCCCTGTCCTGGCTGCACAATGGCGTGAAGTTGGCGCTGCACGTGGAAAAG TCAGGGGCCTCCAGCTTTGGTGAGAAATTTTCCCGCGTCAAATTCTCACCGTCCCTCACGCTGTTTGGCGGCAAGCCTATGGAGGGCTGGATCGCCGTGACCGTCAGCGGCCTGGTCACCGTGTCCCTGCTCAAGCCCAGCGGGCAGGTGCTAACGTCAACGGAGAGTCTGTGCCGGCTGCGCGGCCGTGTGGCCCTGGCTGACATCGCCTTCACGGGTGGCGGCAACATCGTGGTGGCCACCGCGGACGGCAGCAGCGCCTCCCCCGTGCAGTTCTACAAGGTGTGCGTGAGCGTGGTCAGCGAGAAGTGCCGCATCGACACCGAGATCCTCCCGTCGCTCTTCATGCGCTGTACCACGGACCTCAACCGCAAGGACAAGTTCCCCGCCATCACCCACCTCAAGTTCCTGGCCCGTGACATGTCGGAGCAG GTGCTCCTGTGTGCGTCCAGCCAGACAAGCAGCATCGTGGAGTGCTGGTCCTTGCGGAAGGAGGGGCTGCCTGTGAACAACGTGTTCCAGCAGATCTCACCCGTGG TTGGCGACAAACAGCCCATGATTCTGAAATGGCGGATCCTGTCTGCCACCAATGACCTGGACCGCGTGTCTGCCGTGGCGCTGCCTAAGCTGCCCATCTCGCTCACCAACACTGACCTGAAGGTGGCCAGCGACACCCAGTTCTACCCCGGCCTCG GGCTGGCCCTGGCCTTTCACGACGGCAGCGTCCACATCGTGCACCGGCTGTCGCTGCAGAGCATGGCTGTCTTCTACAGCTCGGCGGCCCCACGCTCCGCGGACGAGCCGGCCATCAAGCGCCCCCGGACCGCCGGCCCCGCCGTCCACTTCAAGGCCATGCAGCTCTCCTGGACCTCTCTGGCCCTGGTCGGCATCGACAACCACGGGAAG CTGAGCATGCTCCGCATCTCGCCGTCCATGGGCCACACGCTGGACGTGAGTCTGGCCCTGCGGCACCTGCTCTTCCTGCTGGAGTACTGCATGGTGACCGGCTACGACTGGTGGGACACGCTGCTGCACGTGCAGCCCGGCATGGTGCAGAGCCTGGTGGAGAAGCTGCACGAGGAGTACACGCGCCAGAACGCGGCCCTGCAGCAG gtcctgTCCACCCGGATCCTGGCCATGAAGGCCTCCCTGTGCAAGCTGTCGCCCTGCACGGTGGCCCGCGTGTGCGACTATCACGCCAAGCTCTTCCTCGTGGCCGTCAGCTCCACGCTCAAGTCACTCCTGCGCCCTCACTTCCTCAACACACCTGACAAGAGCCCCGGCGACCGGCTGACGGAGGTCTGCACCAAGATCACTGACGCCG ACATCGACAAGGTCATGATCAACCTGAAGACGGAGGAGTTTGTTCTGGACATGAACACGCTCCAGGCGCTGCAGCAGCTGCTGCAGTGGGTGGGGGACTTCGTGCTCTACTTGTTGGCCAGCCTGCCCAACCAG GGCTCCCCGCTGCGGCCGGGACACAGCTTCCTGCGGGACGGTACCTCTCTGGGCATGCTGCGCGAGCTGATGGTGGTCATCCGCATCTGGGGTCTGCTGAAGCCCAGCTGCCTGCCCGTGTACACGGCCACCTCGGACACCCAGGATAGCATGTCCCTGCTCTTCCGCCTGCTGACCAAGCTCTGGATCTGCT GCCGTGACGAGGGCCCCACGAGCGAGCCGGACGAGGCGCTTGTGGACGAGTGCTGCCTGCTGCCCAGCCAGCTGCTCATTCCCAGCCTGGACTGGCTCCCCGTCAGCGACGGGCTGGtcagccgcctgcagcccaagcaGCCCCTGCGCCTGCACTTCGGCAAGGCGCCCACTCTGCCCACCAGCGCCAGCACCCTGCAGCTGGACGGCCTCATCAG GGCGCCAGGCCAGCCCAAGATCGACCACCTACGGAGGCTGCACCTGGGCGCCTACCCCACAGAAGAGTGCAAGACCTGCACCAG GTGCGGCTGCGTCACCATGCTCAGGTCGCCCAATAAGACGACGGCCGTCAAGCAGTGGGAACAGCGGTGGATCAAgaactgtgtgtgtgggggtctcTGGCGGCGGGTACCCCTCAGCTACCCCTGA
- the R3HDM4 gene encoding R3H domain-containing protein 4, with protein sequence MVALENPEGGSEEAAAAVGSPPGGRRTLPLPGCLPALAGSQVKRLSASKRKQHFINQAVRNSDLVPKAKGRKSLQRLENTQYLLTLVETDGGTAGLDDGDLAPPAAPGIFAEACSNETYVEVWNDFMNRSGEEQERVLRYLEDEGKSKARRRGPGRGEDRRREDPAYTPRDCFQRISRRLRAVLKRSRIPMATLETWEERLLRFFSVSPQAVYTAMLDNSFERLLLHAVCQYMDLISASADLEGKRQMRVSNRHLDFLPPGLLLSTYLEQRS encoded by the exons ATGGTCGCGCTGGAGAACCCGGAGGGCGGCtcggaggaggcggcggcggcggtgggaAGCCCCCCGGGCGGGCGGCGGACGCT GCCCCTTCCGGGCTGCCTGCCCGCTCTAGCTGGCTCCCAGGTGAAGAGGCTGTCAGCCTCCAAGCGGAAGCAGCACTTCATCAACCAGGCTGTGCGGAACTCAGACCTCGTGCCCAAGGCCAAGGGGCGGAAGAGCCTCCAGCGCCTAGAGAACA CCCAGTACCTCCTAACCCTGGTGGAGACAGATGGGGGCACAGCTGGCCTGGACGATGGGGACCTGGCCCCCCCGGCAGCACCCGGCATCTTCGCAGAGGCCTGCAGCAATGAGACCTACGTGGAG GTCTGGAATGACTTCATGAACCGCTCCGGGGAGGAGCAGGAAAGGGTTCTCCGCTACCTGGAGGATGAGGGCAAGAGCAAGGCGCGGAGGAGGGGGCCTGGCCGCGGGGAGGACCGCAGGAGAG AGGACCCGGCCTACACGCCCCGCGACTGCTTCCAGCGCATCAGCCGGCGTCTGAGAGCCGTCCTCAAGCGGAGCCGCATCCCCATG GCAACGCTGGAGACCTGGGAGGAGCGGTTGCTGAGGTTCTTTTCTGTGTCCCCCCAGGCCGTGTACACGGCCATGCTGGACAACAG CTTCGAGCGGCTCCTGCTTCACGCCGTCTGCCAGTACATGGACCTCATCTCGGCCA GCGCGGACCTGGAAGGCAAGAGGCAGATGAGGGTCAGCAACCGGCACCTGGACTTCCTGCCGCCCGGGCTGCTCCTGTCCACGTACCTGGAGCAGCGGAGCTGA
- the KISS1R gene encoding LOW QUALITY PROTEIN: kiSS-1 receptor (The sequence of the model RefSeq protein was modified relative to this genomic sequence to represent the inferred CDS: inserted 2 bases in 2 codons), translating to MCAAAATAAPNASWWALANATGCPGCGANASDXPGPELRLLDAWLVPFFFTVLVLLGLAGNSLVLFVICRHKQMRTVTNFYIANLAATDVTFLLCCVPFTALLYPLPAWVLGDFMCKSVNYMQQVSVQATGATLTAMSVDRWYVTVFPLRALHRRSPRLALAVRLGIWVGECGARAHGWQDNVLLLGAPQRPLSGPSPGLGRVHLGRGLNRAPCKGEPLGARAWGAPGVAAGRGPWGAMGGPPGAPRPSGKVFKLPGDPGSATVWAPVLALHRLSPGPRTYCSEAFPSRALERAFALYNLLALSLPPLAATCACSGAVLRHLGRCAVQGSPAARLHLASSLLPPPQGQLLAQRAGAVRAGSPGLRLAAAAVLLSAARWGRIQLFLVLQALRPAGAWHPRSSAAXALKIWAHCPSPSNSALNPLLSAVLGSHFRQAFGGVCPCAPRRPLAPSTPARGAAPPGRAPSPRGPGSRASVPRAPWGRAGPLPTGAARTAAATVRLPCASFLCHTTLLRTSCPRQGSAPTRWPACCCDTARPYLCVS from the exons ATGTGTGCCGCGGCGGCCACGGCGGCCCCCAACGCGTCCTGGTGGGCGCTGGCCAACGCCACGGGCTGCCCAGGCTGCGGCGCCAACGCCTCGG GACCGGGCCCCGAGCTGCGGCTGCTGGACGCCTGGCTCGTGCCCTTCTTCTTCACCGTGCTGGTGCTGCTCGGCCTGGCAGGGAACTCTCTGGTCCTTTTCGTCATCTGCCGCCACAAGCAGATGCGGACGGTGACCAACTTTTACATAG CCAACTTGGCGGCCACGGACGTGACCTTCCTGCTGTGCTGCGTGCCCTTCACGGCCTTGCTCTACCCGCTGCCCGCCTGGGTGCTGGGCGACTTCATGTGCAAGTCCGTCAACTACATGCAGCAG GTCTCCGTGCAGGCCACGGGCGCCACCCTGACGGCCATGAGCGTGGACCGCTGGTACGTGACCGTGTTCCCGCTGCGCGCCCTGCACCGCCGCTCGCCCCGCCTGGCTCTGGCGGTCAGACTCGGCATCTGGGTGGGTGAGTGCGGCGCGCGGGCCCACGGGTGGCAAGACAACGTGTTGCTGCTGGGCGCGCCCCAACGGCCCCTCTCCGGCCCCTCTCCGGGCCTGGGGCGCGTGCATCTGGGGCGTGGGCTCAACCGCGCTCCCTGCAAAGGTGAGCCCCTGGGGGCGCGCGCCTGGGGGGCGCCCGGTGTCGCTGCGGGGAGAGGCCCCTGGGGAGCCATGGGGGGACCCCCGGGCGCCCCTCGTCCCTCCGGCAAGGTGTTCAAGCTGCCCGGTGACCCAGGCTCCGCGACTGTGTGGGCGCCCGTGCTGGCTCTGCACCGCCTCTCGCCGGGGCCCCGCACCTACTGCAGTGAGGCCTTCCCCAGCCGGGCCCTGGAGCGCGCCTTCGCGCTCTACAACCTGTTGGCGCTCTCCCTGCCGCCACTGGCCGCCACCTGTGCCTGCTCCGGGGCCGTGCTGCGCCACCTGGGCAGGTGTGCG gtgcAGGGGAGCCCCGCAGCGCGCCTCCaccttgcctcctccctcctccctccgccGCAGGGGCAGCTGCTGGCACAGCGGGCGGGCGCCGTGCGCGCGGGGTCTCCGGGTCTCCGGCTGGCGGCCGCCGCGGTCCTGCTCTCCGCCGCCCGCTGGGGCCGGATCCAGCTGTTCCTGGTGCTGCAGGCGCTGCGCCCCGCCGGCGCCTGGCACCCGCGCAGCTCCGCGG TAGCGCTCAAGATCTGGGCGCACTGCCCGTCCCCCAGCAACTCGGCGCTGAACCCGCTGCTCTCCGCCGTCCTGGGCTCGCACTTCCGCCAGGCCTTCGGCGGGGTCTGCCCCTGCGCCCCTCGGCGGCCCCTCGCCCCCTCGACCCCGGCCCGCGGAGCTGCTCCGCCTGGgcgcgcccccagcccccgcgGGCCGGGGAGCAGAGCGAGCGTCCCCAGGGCGCCCTGGGGTAGAGCTGGGCCCCTCCCAACAGGTGCTGCCCGGACAGCAGCTGCTACCGTGCGGTTGCCCTGCGCGTCCTTTCTGTGCCACACAACCCTACTGAGGACGTCCTGTCCCCGCCAAGGCTCCGCACCAACTCGCTGGCCCGCTTGCTGCTGCGACACTGCAAGGCCTTACCTCTGTGTTTCCTGA